Proteins from one Homalodisca vitripennis isolate AUS2020 chromosome 3, UT_GWSS_2.1, whole genome shotgun sequence genomic window:
- the LOC124357504 gene encoding brain tumor protein isoform X1, with protein sequence MVFTNSRDDVGLKMASPTPSIDSITGANSIGSLIDQNEPYHSLSNSPTTASPTASVSSSSFSGNGNQFPTKCFICNDIYTNPKVLHCLHSFCKDCLECKQEHPNKIECPRCHHESILSPRGIADLPTDFVVTNIIESQNTSGYCTSCKSRTSYAVSRCVDCKSFLCDNCTMAHQFMHCFEGHRVHSLSQESGEKEDLKTGLGLNNGEKEQYCPRHKTTILKYFCRSCNVPVCKECTLFDHQSPTHDCEYISEAGPKQIELMTQAVQEGKNKATDLRNLMKTLEHSSQRLQVQYHKAQNEINETFQFYRSMLEERKQDLLKELESVFSAKQMGLNVVGQKAQDTIEKIYQVCEFIERLVKCSSISECLLFKKFMDSRLQALTCYTPDTSVQQAFDLEFVSNYQAIQVGVRNTFGYVRSSAEVIGTSKQPPIARPTNGSVHINGSSPVNGCMNGGSLHTVNGTTLNGTLNGVLEQRPYSNGLSTPSSTSQYESNIISKRFSSANSLGPFSTSISDLGLNGINPYEKWSSGGSDIFQNGGNEYMNTLSLGSQGETMLDLSTKFLSSTSIFPPKSQIKRQKMIYHCKFGEFGVLEGQFTEPSGVAVNAQNDIIVADTNNHRIQIFDKEGRFKFQFGECGKRDGQLLYPNRVAVVKTSGDIIVTERSPTHQIQIYNQYGQFVRKFGANILQHPRGVTVDNKGRIVVVECKVMRVIIFDQAGNVLQKFGCSKHLEFPNGVVVNDKQEIFISDNRAHCVKVFNYEGVFLRQIGSEGVTNYPIGVGINNAGEILIADNHNNFNLTIFTQDGQLVSALESKVKHAQCFDVALMDDGSVVLASKDYRLYIYRYVQVPPIGL encoded by the coding sequence GGATGACGTTGGACTGAAGATGGCCTCTCCTACTCCATCTATAGACTCTATAACTGGAGCTAACTCTATTGGATCATTAATTGACCAGAACGAACCCTACCACTCGCTCAGCAACTCCCCCACCACAGCATCGCCCACAGCTTCTGTTAGCAGCAGCAGCTTCAGTGGCAACGGCAACCAGTTCCCCACTAAGTGTTTTATATGCAATGACATTTACACCAACCCAAAAGTCCTACATTGTTTACACAGCTTTTGCAAGGATTGTCTGGAGTGCAAGCAGGAACATCCCAACAAAATAGAGTGTCCTCGTTGTCACCACGAGAGTATTTTGAGCCCCAGAGGCATCGCTGATCTCCCAACGGACTTTGTTGTCACCAATATCATCGAGAGTCAGAACACAAGCGGTTACTGTACTAGTTGCAAGAGTCGGACATCCTACGCTGTCTCCCGTTGTGTCGATTGTAAGAGTTTTCTTTGCGACAACTGTACTATGGCGCATCAGTTCATGCATTGTTTCGAAGGGCATCGTGTCCACTCCTTGTCACAGGAAAGTGGAGAGAAGGAAGACCTGAAGACCGGTCTCGGACTTAATAATGGTGAAAAGGAACAATACTGTCCTCGTCACAAGACGACCATCTTGAAGTACTTCTGCAGAAGTTGCAATGTTCCCGTTTGCAAAGAGTGCACTCTCTTTGATCACCAGAGCCCGACACACGATTGCGAATACATTTCTGAAGCAGGGCCAAAACAAATTGAACTCATGACACAAGCTGTTCAAGAAGGTAAGAATAAAGCTACAGATCTGCGCAACTTAATGAAAACCCTCGAGCATTCCTCTCAGAGACTTCAGGTTCAGTACCATAaagctcaaaatgaaataaatgagacTTTTCAATTTTATCGATCTATGCTGGAAGAGCGCAAACAAGATTTGCTGAAGGAGTTGGAGAGTGTATTCAGTGCTAAGCAGATGGGATTGAATGTAGTTGGACAAAAGGCTCAAGATACTATTGAAAAGATCTATCAAGTTTGTGAATTTATTGAACGTTTAGTAAAGTGTTCAAGCATAAGTGAATGTCTACTGTTCAAAAAATTTATGGACTCGAGATTGCAAGCTTTGACTTGTTATACTCCTGATACATCTGTACAGCAAGCGTTTGATCTTGAATTTGTGTCTAACTATCAGGCTATCCAAGTTGGTGTAAGGAACACTTTTGGGTATGTGAGATCGAGTGCAGAAGTCATTGGTACAAGTAAGCAGCCTCCCATTGCAAGACCTACAAATGGTTCAGTTCACATAAACGGATCCTCCCCTGTGAATGGATGTATGAATGGTGGATCTCTAcatactgtaaatggaacaactTTGAATGGTACTCTCAATGGTGTCCTAGAACAACGACCTTACTCAAATGGTTTATCTACACCCAGCTCTACGTCTCAGTATGAATCAAACATAATCTCCAAAAGATTCAGCAGTGCCAACAGTTTAGGACCTTTCTCAACATCAATAAGTGACTTGGGCTTGAATGGAATTAACCCGTATGAGAAATGGTCAAGTGGTGGTAGTGACATTTTCCAAAATGGAGGAAATGAATATATGAATACTCTTTCTCTTGGAAGTCAGGGTGAAACTATGCTTGATCTCAGCACCAAATTCTTGTCGTCTACTTCTATCTTCCCACCAAAGTCTCAAATAAAACGGCAGAAAATGATATACCACTGCAAGTTTGGTGAGTTTGGAGTTCTTGAAGGCCAGTTTACTGAGCCCAGTGGAGTTGCAGTGAATGCTCAGAATGACATTATAGTTGCAGATACCAATAATCATCGCATTCAAATCTTCGACAAGGAAGGCCGTTTCAAGTTTCAGTTTGGTGAATGTGGAAAGCGAGATGGCCAACTCTTGTACCCAAACCGTGTTGCCGTTGTGAAGACTTCAGGTGATATTATTGTCACAGAACGGTCTCCAACACATCAAATCCAAATTTACAATCAGTATGGTCAGTTTGTGCGCAAATTTGGAGCAAATATACTACAACATCCACGTGGTGTTACAGTGGATAATAAAGGACGTATTGTCGTTGTTGAATGCAAAGTGATGCGTGTCATTATATTTGATCAAGCGGGCAATGTATTGCAGAAATTTGGCTGCTCCAAACATCTTGAGTTCCCTAATGGCGTTGTAGTCAATGACAAGCAGGAAATATTCATCAGCGACAATAGAGCTCACTGTGTGAAGGTTTTCAACTATGAAGGTGTCTTTCTTCGGCAGATAGGCAGTGAAGGTGTTACCAACTACCCAATAGGGGTTGGCATCAATAACGCTGGAGAAATCTTGATTGCAGATAATCACAACAACTTCAATCTGACCATATTCACTCAAGATGGACAACTAGTATCTGCCTTGGAATCCAAGGTGAAACATGCTCAGTGCTTTGATGTTGCTCTAATGGACGATGGCTCGGTTGTGCTCGCCAGCAAAGACTACCGACTGTATATCTATCGCTACGTCCAGGTACCACCAATCGGTCTGTGA
- the LOC124357504 gene encoding brain tumor protein isoform X2, whose translation MRLFSRDDVGLKMASPTPSIDSITGANSIGSLIDQNEPYHSLSNSPTTASPTASVSSSSFSGNGNQFPTKCFICNDIYTNPKVLHCLHSFCKDCLECKQEHPNKIECPRCHHESILSPRGIADLPTDFVVTNIIESQNTSGYCTSCKSRTSYAVSRCVDCKSFLCDNCTMAHQFMHCFEGHRVHSLSQESGEKEDLKTGLGLNNGEKEQYCPRHKTTILKYFCRSCNVPVCKECTLFDHQSPTHDCEYISEAGPKQIELMTQAVQEGKNKATDLRNLMKTLEHSSQRLQVQYHKAQNEINETFQFYRSMLEERKQDLLKELESVFSAKQMGLNVVGQKAQDTIEKIYQVCEFIERLVKCSSISECLLFKKFMDSRLQALTCYTPDTSVQQAFDLEFVSNYQAIQVGVRNTFGYVRSSAEVIGTSKQPPIARPTNGSVHINGSSPVNGCMNGGSLHTVNGTTLNGTLNGVLEQRPYSNGLSTPSSTSQYESNIISKRFSSANSLGPFSTSISDLGLNGINPYEKWSSGGSDIFQNGGNEYMNTLSLGSQGETMLDLSTKFLSSTSIFPPKSQIKRQKMIYHCKFGEFGVLEGQFTEPSGVAVNAQNDIIVADTNNHRIQIFDKEGRFKFQFGECGKRDGQLLYPNRVAVVKTSGDIIVTERSPTHQIQIYNQYGQFVRKFGANILQHPRGVTVDNKGRIVVVECKVMRVIIFDQAGNVLQKFGCSKHLEFPNGVVVNDKQEIFISDNRAHCVKVFNYEGVFLRQIGSEGVTNYPIGVGINNAGEILIADNHNNFNLTIFTQDGQLVSALESKVKHAQCFDVALMDDGSVVLASKDYRLYIYRYVQVPPIGL comes from the coding sequence GGATGACGTTGGACTGAAGATGGCCTCTCCTACTCCATCTATAGACTCTATAACTGGAGCTAACTCTATTGGATCATTAATTGACCAGAACGAACCCTACCACTCGCTCAGCAACTCCCCCACCACAGCATCGCCCACAGCTTCTGTTAGCAGCAGCAGCTTCAGTGGCAACGGCAACCAGTTCCCCACTAAGTGTTTTATATGCAATGACATTTACACCAACCCAAAAGTCCTACATTGTTTACACAGCTTTTGCAAGGATTGTCTGGAGTGCAAGCAGGAACATCCCAACAAAATAGAGTGTCCTCGTTGTCACCACGAGAGTATTTTGAGCCCCAGAGGCATCGCTGATCTCCCAACGGACTTTGTTGTCACCAATATCATCGAGAGTCAGAACACAAGCGGTTACTGTACTAGTTGCAAGAGTCGGACATCCTACGCTGTCTCCCGTTGTGTCGATTGTAAGAGTTTTCTTTGCGACAACTGTACTATGGCGCATCAGTTCATGCATTGTTTCGAAGGGCATCGTGTCCACTCCTTGTCACAGGAAAGTGGAGAGAAGGAAGACCTGAAGACCGGTCTCGGACTTAATAATGGTGAAAAGGAACAATACTGTCCTCGTCACAAGACGACCATCTTGAAGTACTTCTGCAGAAGTTGCAATGTTCCCGTTTGCAAAGAGTGCACTCTCTTTGATCACCAGAGCCCGACACACGATTGCGAATACATTTCTGAAGCAGGGCCAAAACAAATTGAACTCATGACACAAGCTGTTCAAGAAGGTAAGAATAAAGCTACAGATCTGCGCAACTTAATGAAAACCCTCGAGCATTCCTCTCAGAGACTTCAGGTTCAGTACCATAaagctcaaaatgaaataaatgagacTTTTCAATTTTATCGATCTATGCTGGAAGAGCGCAAACAAGATTTGCTGAAGGAGTTGGAGAGTGTATTCAGTGCTAAGCAGATGGGATTGAATGTAGTTGGACAAAAGGCTCAAGATACTATTGAAAAGATCTATCAAGTTTGTGAATTTATTGAACGTTTAGTAAAGTGTTCAAGCATAAGTGAATGTCTACTGTTCAAAAAATTTATGGACTCGAGATTGCAAGCTTTGACTTGTTATACTCCTGATACATCTGTACAGCAAGCGTTTGATCTTGAATTTGTGTCTAACTATCAGGCTATCCAAGTTGGTGTAAGGAACACTTTTGGGTATGTGAGATCGAGTGCAGAAGTCATTGGTACAAGTAAGCAGCCTCCCATTGCAAGACCTACAAATGGTTCAGTTCACATAAACGGATCCTCCCCTGTGAATGGATGTATGAATGGTGGATCTCTAcatactgtaaatggaacaactTTGAATGGTACTCTCAATGGTGTCCTAGAACAACGACCTTACTCAAATGGTTTATCTACACCCAGCTCTACGTCTCAGTATGAATCAAACATAATCTCCAAAAGATTCAGCAGTGCCAACAGTTTAGGACCTTTCTCAACATCAATAAGTGACTTGGGCTTGAATGGAATTAACCCGTATGAGAAATGGTCAAGTGGTGGTAGTGACATTTTCCAAAATGGAGGAAATGAATATATGAATACTCTTTCTCTTGGAAGTCAGGGTGAAACTATGCTTGATCTCAGCACCAAATTCTTGTCGTCTACTTCTATCTTCCCACCAAAGTCTCAAATAAAACGGCAGAAAATGATATACCACTGCAAGTTTGGTGAGTTTGGAGTTCTTGAAGGCCAGTTTACTGAGCCCAGTGGAGTTGCAGTGAATGCTCAGAATGACATTATAGTTGCAGATACCAATAATCATCGCATTCAAATCTTCGACAAGGAAGGCCGTTTCAAGTTTCAGTTTGGTGAATGTGGAAAGCGAGATGGCCAACTCTTGTACCCAAACCGTGTTGCCGTTGTGAAGACTTCAGGTGATATTATTGTCACAGAACGGTCTCCAACACATCAAATCCAAATTTACAATCAGTATGGTCAGTTTGTGCGCAAATTTGGAGCAAATATACTACAACATCCACGTGGTGTTACAGTGGATAATAAAGGACGTATTGTCGTTGTTGAATGCAAAGTGATGCGTGTCATTATATTTGATCAAGCGGGCAATGTATTGCAGAAATTTGGCTGCTCCAAACATCTTGAGTTCCCTAATGGCGTTGTAGTCAATGACAAGCAGGAAATATTCATCAGCGACAATAGAGCTCACTGTGTGAAGGTTTTCAACTATGAAGGTGTCTTTCTTCGGCAGATAGGCAGTGAAGGTGTTACCAACTACCCAATAGGGGTTGGCATCAATAACGCTGGAGAAATCTTGATTGCAGATAATCACAACAACTTCAATCTGACCATATTCACTCAAGATGGACAACTAGTATCTGCCTTGGAATCCAAGGTGAAACATGCTCAGTGCTTTGATGTTGCTCTAATGGACGATGGCTCGGTTGTGCTCGCCAGCAAAGACTACCGACTGTATATCTATCGCTACGTCCAGGTACCACCAATCGGTCTGTGA
- the LOC124357504 gene encoding brain tumor protein isoform X4 produces the protein MASPTPSIDSITGANSIGSLIDQNEPYHSLSNSPTTASPTASVSSSSFSGNGNQFPTKCFICNDIYTNPKVLHCLHSFCKDCLECKQEHPNKIECPRCHHESILSPRGIADLPTDFVVTNIIESQNTSGYCTSCKSRTSYAVSRCVDCKSFLCDNCTMAHQFMHCFEGHRVHSLSQESGEKEDLKTGLGLNNGEKEQYCPRHKTTILKYFCRSCNVPVCKECTLFDHQSPTHDCEYISEAGPKQIELMTQAVQEGKNKATDLRNLMKTLEHSSQRLQVQYHKAQNEINETFQFYRSMLEERKQDLLKELESVFSAKQMGLNVVGQKAQDTIEKIYQVCEFIERLVKCSSISECLLFKKFMDSRLQALTCYTPDTSVQQAFDLEFVSNYQAIQVGVRNTFGYVRSSAEVIGTSKQPPIARPTNGSVHINGSSPVNGCMNGGSLHTVNGTTLNGTLNGVLEQRPYSNGLSTPSSTSQYESNIISKRFSSANSLGPFSTSISDLGLNGINPYEKWSSGGSDIFQNGGNEYMNTLSLGSQGETMLDLSTKFLSSTSIFPPKSQIKRQKMIYHCKFGEFGVLEGQFTEPSGVAVNAQNDIIVADTNNHRIQIFDKEGRFKFQFGECGKRDGQLLYPNRVAVVKTSGDIIVTERSPTHQIQIYNQYGQFVRKFGANILQHPRGVTVDNKGRIVVVECKVMRVIIFDQAGNVLQKFGCSKHLEFPNGVVVNDKQEIFISDNRAHCVKVFNYEGVFLRQIGSEGVTNYPIGVGINNAGEILIADNHNNFNLTIFTQDGQLVSALESKVKHAQCFDVALMDDGSVVLASKDYRLYIYRYVQVPPIGL, from the coding sequence ATGGCCTCTCCTACTCCATCTATAGACTCTATAACTGGAGCTAACTCTATTGGATCATTAATTGACCAGAACGAACCCTACCACTCGCTCAGCAACTCCCCCACCACAGCATCGCCCACAGCTTCTGTTAGCAGCAGCAGCTTCAGTGGCAACGGCAACCAGTTCCCCACTAAGTGTTTTATATGCAATGACATTTACACCAACCCAAAAGTCCTACATTGTTTACACAGCTTTTGCAAGGATTGTCTGGAGTGCAAGCAGGAACATCCCAACAAAATAGAGTGTCCTCGTTGTCACCACGAGAGTATTTTGAGCCCCAGAGGCATCGCTGATCTCCCAACGGACTTTGTTGTCACCAATATCATCGAGAGTCAGAACACAAGCGGTTACTGTACTAGTTGCAAGAGTCGGACATCCTACGCTGTCTCCCGTTGTGTCGATTGTAAGAGTTTTCTTTGCGACAACTGTACTATGGCGCATCAGTTCATGCATTGTTTCGAAGGGCATCGTGTCCACTCCTTGTCACAGGAAAGTGGAGAGAAGGAAGACCTGAAGACCGGTCTCGGACTTAATAATGGTGAAAAGGAACAATACTGTCCTCGTCACAAGACGACCATCTTGAAGTACTTCTGCAGAAGTTGCAATGTTCCCGTTTGCAAAGAGTGCACTCTCTTTGATCACCAGAGCCCGACACACGATTGCGAATACATTTCTGAAGCAGGGCCAAAACAAATTGAACTCATGACACAAGCTGTTCAAGAAGGTAAGAATAAAGCTACAGATCTGCGCAACTTAATGAAAACCCTCGAGCATTCCTCTCAGAGACTTCAGGTTCAGTACCATAaagctcaaaatgaaataaatgagacTTTTCAATTTTATCGATCTATGCTGGAAGAGCGCAAACAAGATTTGCTGAAGGAGTTGGAGAGTGTATTCAGTGCTAAGCAGATGGGATTGAATGTAGTTGGACAAAAGGCTCAAGATACTATTGAAAAGATCTATCAAGTTTGTGAATTTATTGAACGTTTAGTAAAGTGTTCAAGCATAAGTGAATGTCTACTGTTCAAAAAATTTATGGACTCGAGATTGCAAGCTTTGACTTGTTATACTCCTGATACATCTGTACAGCAAGCGTTTGATCTTGAATTTGTGTCTAACTATCAGGCTATCCAAGTTGGTGTAAGGAACACTTTTGGGTATGTGAGATCGAGTGCAGAAGTCATTGGTACAAGTAAGCAGCCTCCCATTGCAAGACCTACAAATGGTTCAGTTCACATAAACGGATCCTCCCCTGTGAATGGATGTATGAATGGTGGATCTCTAcatactgtaaatggaacaactTTGAATGGTACTCTCAATGGTGTCCTAGAACAACGACCTTACTCAAATGGTTTATCTACACCCAGCTCTACGTCTCAGTATGAATCAAACATAATCTCCAAAAGATTCAGCAGTGCCAACAGTTTAGGACCTTTCTCAACATCAATAAGTGACTTGGGCTTGAATGGAATTAACCCGTATGAGAAATGGTCAAGTGGTGGTAGTGACATTTTCCAAAATGGAGGAAATGAATATATGAATACTCTTTCTCTTGGAAGTCAGGGTGAAACTATGCTTGATCTCAGCACCAAATTCTTGTCGTCTACTTCTATCTTCCCACCAAAGTCTCAAATAAAACGGCAGAAAATGATATACCACTGCAAGTTTGGTGAGTTTGGAGTTCTTGAAGGCCAGTTTACTGAGCCCAGTGGAGTTGCAGTGAATGCTCAGAATGACATTATAGTTGCAGATACCAATAATCATCGCATTCAAATCTTCGACAAGGAAGGCCGTTTCAAGTTTCAGTTTGGTGAATGTGGAAAGCGAGATGGCCAACTCTTGTACCCAAACCGTGTTGCCGTTGTGAAGACTTCAGGTGATATTATTGTCACAGAACGGTCTCCAACACATCAAATCCAAATTTACAATCAGTATGGTCAGTTTGTGCGCAAATTTGGAGCAAATATACTACAACATCCACGTGGTGTTACAGTGGATAATAAAGGACGTATTGTCGTTGTTGAATGCAAAGTGATGCGTGTCATTATATTTGATCAAGCGGGCAATGTATTGCAGAAATTTGGCTGCTCCAAACATCTTGAGTTCCCTAATGGCGTTGTAGTCAATGACAAGCAGGAAATATTCATCAGCGACAATAGAGCTCACTGTGTGAAGGTTTTCAACTATGAAGGTGTCTTTCTTCGGCAGATAGGCAGTGAAGGTGTTACCAACTACCCAATAGGGGTTGGCATCAATAACGCTGGAGAAATCTTGATTGCAGATAATCACAACAACTTCAATCTGACCATATTCACTCAAGATGGACAACTAGTATCTGCCTTGGAATCCAAGGTGAAACATGCTCAGTGCTTTGATGTTGCTCTAATGGACGATGGCTCGGTTGTGCTCGCCAGCAAAGACTACCGACTGTATATCTATCGCTACGTCCAGGTACCACCAATCGGTCTGTGA
- the LOC124357504 gene encoding brain tumor protein isoform X3, with protein MRDDVGLKMASPTPSIDSITGANSIGSLIDQNEPYHSLSNSPTTASPTASVSSSSFSGNGNQFPTKCFICNDIYTNPKVLHCLHSFCKDCLECKQEHPNKIECPRCHHESILSPRGIADLPTDFVVTNIIESQNTSGYCTSCKSRTSYAVSRCVDCKSFLCDNCTMAHQFMHCFEGHRVHSLSQESGEKEDLKTGLGLNNGEKEQYCPRHKTTILKYFCRSCNVPVCKECTLFDHQSPTHDCEYISEAGPKQIELMTQAVQEGKNKATDLRNLMKTLEHSSQRLQVQYHKAQNEINETFQFYRSMLEERKQDLLKELESVFSAKQMGLNVVGQKAQDTIEKIYQVCEFIERLVKCSSISECLLFKKFMDSRLQALTCYTPDTSVQQAFDLEFVSNYQAIQVGVRNTFGYVRSSAEVIGTSKQPPIARPTNGSVHINGSSPVNGCMNGGSLHTVNGTTLNGTLNGVLEQRPYSNGLSTPSSTSQYESNIISKRFSSANSLGPFSTSISDLGLNGINPYEKWSSGGSDIFQNGGNEYMNTLSLGSQGETMLDLSTKFLSSTSIFPPKSQIKRQKMIYHCKFGEFGVLEGQFTEPSGVAVNAQNDIIVADTNNHRIQIFDKEGRFKFQFGECGKRDGQLLYPNRVAVVKTSGDIIVTERSPTHQIQIYNQYGQFVRKFGANILQHPRGVTVDNKGRIVVVECKVMRVIIFDQAGNVLQKFGCSKHLEFPNGVVVNDKQEIFISDNRAHCVKVFNYEGVFLRQIGSEGVTNYPIGVGINNAGEILIADNHNNFNLTIFTQDGQLVSALESKVKHAQCFDVALMDDGSVVLASKDYRLYIYRYVQVPPIGL; from the exons ATGAG GGATGACGTTGGACTGAAGATGGCCTCTCCTACTCCATCTATAGACTCTATAACTGGAGCTAACTCTATTGGATCATTAATTGACCAGAACGAACCCTACCACTCGCTCAGCAACTCCCCCACCACAGCATCGCCCACAGCTTCTGTTAGCAGCAGCAGCTTCAGTGGCAACGGCAACCAGTTCCCCACTAAGTGTTTTATATGCAATGACATTTACACCAACCCAAAAGTCCTACATTGTTTACACAGCTTTTGCAAGGATTGTCTGGAGTGCAAGCAGGAACATCCCAACAAAATAGAGTGTCCTCGTTGTCACCACGAGAGTATTTTGAGCCCCAGAGGCATCGCTGATCTCCCAACGGACTTTGTTGTCACCAATATCATCGAGAGTCAGAACACAAGCGGTTACTGTACTAGTTGCAAGAGTCGGACATCCTACGCTGTCTCCCGTTGTGTCGATTGTAAGAGTTTTCTTTGCGACAACTGTACTATGGCGCATCAGTTCATGCATTGTTTCGAAGGGCATCGTGTCCACTCCTTGTCACAGGAAAGTGGAGAGAAGGAAGACCTGAAGACCGGTCTCGGACTTAATAATGGTGAAAAGGAACAATACTGTCCTCGTCACAAGACGACCATCTTGAAGTACTTCTGCAGAAGTTGCAATGTTCCCGTTTGCAAAGAGTGCACTCTCTTTGATCACCAGAGCCCGACACACGATTGCGAATACATTTCTGAAGCAGGGCCAAAACAAATTGAACTCATGACACAAGCTGTTCAAGAAGGTAAGAATAAAGCTACAGATCTGCGCAACTTAATGAAAACCCTCGAGCATTCCTCTCAGAGACTTCAGGTTCAGTACCATAaagctcaaaatgaaataaatgagacTTTTCAATTTTATCGATCTATGCTGGAAGAGCGCAAACAAGATTTGCTGAAGGAGTTGGAGAGTGTATTCAGTGCTAAGCAGATGGGATTGAATGTAGTTGGACAAAAGGCTCAAGATACTATTGAAAAGATCTATCAAGTTTGTGAATTTATTGAACGTTTAGTAAAGTGTTCAAGCATAAGTGAATGTCTACTGTTCAAAAAATTTATGGACTCGAGATTGCAAGCTTTGACTTGTTATACTCCTGATACATCTGTACAGCAAGCGTTTGATCTTGAATTTGTGTCTAACTATCAGGCTATCCAAGTTGGTGTAAGGAACACTTTTGGGTATGTGAGATCGAGTGCAGAAGTCATTGGTACAAGTAAGCAGCCTCCCATTGCAAGACCTACAAATGGTTCAGTTCACATAAACGGATCCTCCCCTGTGAATGGATGTATGAATGGTGGATCTCTAcatactgtaaatggaacaactTTGAATGGTACTCTCAATGGTGTCCTAGAACAACGACCTTACTCAAATGGTTTATCTACACCCAGCTCTACGTCTCAGTATGAATCAAACATAATCTCCAAAAGATTCAGCAGTGCCAACAGTTTAGGACCTTTCTCAACATCAATAAGTGACTTGGGCTTGAATGGAATTAACCCGTATGAGAAATGGTCAAGTGGTGGTAGTGACATTTTCCAAAATGGAGGAAATGAATATATGAATACTCTTTCTCTTGGAAGTCAGGGTGAAACTATGCTTGATCTCAGCACCAAATTCTTGTCGTCTACTTCTATCTTCCCACCAAAGTCTCAAATAAAACGGCAGAAAATGATATACCACTGCAAGTTTGGTGAGTTTGGAGTTCTTGAAGGCCAGTTTACTGAGCCCAGTGGAGTTGCAGTGAATGCTCAGAATGACATTATAGTTGCAGATACCAATAATCATCGCATTCAAATCTTCGACAAGGAAGGCCGTTTCAAGTTTCAGTTTGGTGAATGTGGAAAGCGAGATGGCCAACTCTTGTACCCAAACCGTGTTGCCGTTGTGAAGACTTCAGGTGATATTATTGTCACAGAACGGTCTCCAACACATCAAATCCAAATTTACAATCAGTATGGTCAGTTTGTGCGCAAATTTGGAGCAAATATACTACAACATCCACGTGGTGTTACAGTGGATAATAAAGGACGTATTGTCGTTGTTGAATGCAAAGTGATGCGTGTCATTATATTTGATCAAGCGGGCAATGTATTGCAGAAATTTGGCTGCTCCAAACATCTTGAGTTCCCTAATGGCGTTGTAGTCAATGACAAGCAGGAAATATTCATCAGCGACAATAGAGCTCACTGTGTGAAGGTTTTCAACTATGAAGGTGTCTTTCTTCGGCAGATAGGCAGTGAAGGTGTTACCAACTACCCAATAGGGGTTGGCATCAATAACGCTGGAGAAATCTTGATTGCAGATAATCACAACAACTTCAATCTGACCATATTCACTCAAGATGGACAACTAGTATCTGCCTTGGAATCCAAGGTGAAACATGCTCAGTGCTTTGATGTTGCTCTAATGGACGATGGCTCGGTTGTGCTCGCCAGCAAAGACTACCGACTGTATATCTATCGCTACGTCCAGGTACCACCAATCGGTCTGTGA